The Glycine soja cultivar W05 chromosome 19, ASM419377v2, whole genome shotgun sequence genomic sequence tgctGCTATACGATTAAGATTTATGATTTATCCTGTGGCTTATATGAGATGTATACTATTAAGTACGACTATGAGAGGCTAAgagcaataattttttattcgtaTGAAATGACTCGCATGGATGTTGAAAGAAAGCTAGACACATGATCATTAACTTTATTCTAGAAGTTTAAGAAACTAaatctatttaataattaactttttattgaatataaacTTTGCTAAATCTAATAATTGaatcatataataatatgttatatgctaaattttaaataacatcAATACTCCTAATTGCtagtataaatttatttatatattttcaaaatatattacatattaataaaatggaCTGATAAGGtggtaattagttttaaaagtgTACGTATGAAGTGAAGGGGGACCAATCAAgtctcttttattttgtaaattagggAACCAAGTCTCCCGTTATGAATATATTGGGTagaattgttataaaatttaggaTTAATTGTGTTTGTTGTGTGTGGTGTACTGAATgttgttaattataaatttcactCACCCAAGTGTTGCAAAGTTCAGGCATGTGATTTATATGTAATATAATGTTGTGATAGTTAACTAAGTGCATAATAAATGTcagtatattttaatatttgtgattttttttaattattggttGTTCTAGTATATTTTAATGCAACATTTGTTGTGAAAGTTGAAATTAACGTCCAACAGCATGGAGATAGAGAGCGCACAAAAAGCAGGTAGGTAGTAAATTGAATTCATTGATTACGTTAATTACTTCCATGCTAAATGTGAATATTCCATAAAAGaaccacacatatatatatatgagcacATACTATGGTTGACACTTTGacacaaaacctaagaaaagaTCGACAGAAATGACATACATTACAAGATATACTACTActatttttttgctttcaatAGGCGCGCGATAATAAATCAAACGCTAAAATGCTTGTAAGATAAACGACACGCAACTAAACCACAATTATTTCCTGAACGAAAAAGAAAGCTAGCTCGACTAAGATAATCCAAATTAAAGAAGCGGAAAGAGAAATTCcatatgcatgcatgcatgcatgttcATTCACTCAAGGGGTGGGATGAGGTATGCTACCACCGCCAACGCCACCTCCAACACTGCCACCAGTACCACCGCCAATGGGACCTCCGAATCCTCCCAATCCACCTATCCCGGTGGTGCCACCACCTATTCCGGCACCTCCAAAAGGTAGTCCATTGCTTCCAATTCCTGAATAGCCACCAACTCCAGCATAGCTGATGAAGTTCTTCTGGTCCTTGAGACCAACATCTTCGGGTGCATCTCTGGCACTTGTGGCCACAGCCAGAGCTAGAGCAAGAACCAACACCAACATACACCACTTAGCCATCTCTCTTTGTCTCCCACACACTACGTAATTGCACTCTCCTTTAGTTACTCTCAGAGACTGTGTCGTGTGCTTTTTTATAGGGGCGAAAAATAAACTAACCGGTTAAGGGCAGTTGGCAATGGTAAATGAAACTTTAATGCCATTGCAGAGACAGCTTGCTGTGGAGGAGTTGGGTCGATATAGATAGATCTTCTTCGGTTGATTTTTGAACTTGATTTACATCTTTACTTGAACAGAATTaatattaatagaaaaataaaataaataagaatttatGGTGGAAGATTGAATGACTGCACCCATGAAGTTATTTTCCAACTGTTAATAATGATCCATGTGCATTAGGGACACATcactttcaattttatattgcTGACTTGAAAATCACTTGactgattaattattttaattaaggaCACATCactttcaattttataattacttttccgataaattagtaaaaaaattatttatttaagtacGTAACCTCTATATTATTAGATATTCTAGTGTACCTTTACATAATGTTATTAGTAAATCCTTAAGATTAAACCTTAAACCTTaaatattagtaaattttatagGGTATATAGATTaggattttaaataattattttaatataaaaaattctgtgaattttaaaagactttatAAGAATGTgatgatttttaagattttaaaaaaaatgaatttataaaatttttaaaaacttcataaattttaaaaaaatatttaagttataagagttgataaaaaaaaaaaagacaattaaTAAACTGCAAATTTTTTTCCACTCCTAAAAGCCCAACGAACCTTTAGtatccttaaatttttttcattaaaaattgttttgctaatcttttaaatatttcccTTTATGACATTTTGGGTTGACACACAAGGGATAATTATCTTCCATCAAAATGGATATACAGAATTGAGTTATGATTGCTACAATATTAATATTCCCAATGGATCCTATATTCTCCTATACGATGTTCTGCGATTGTCATCAAAAGATGATTTTGTAACAATGTTAtacttttcatatattttttatcatacaaataaaatatattaaaaatgaaaatttgaggGTGTGTTTGATGCACATGATACAATACAAGGAGGACAGtacataataacttttttatctTGTATTTTATTTGGTGAATAATTGAcaacataaacaaaataataaaaaattattattcaaaattaatatataatttatacttatatatataaggaaataatatgaaagaaagtgtaaagacatcaaaacaaattatgtgaaacaattttttttttaaaaataactttgaacGTATTTTACTTCTCAATTTTACTTACATCAAATATTTGTGTGAtcttcattcttttattttttttcctttttattacaTCActcgtatatatttttttctttttttttctcgtaTCATATATTTCTCCCTCTTTTCTGATGTATATATATGAATACACCTAATTATATCACTTGCTATATTGGAAGCTATCTATTCAATCTAATTCTCTTTGTTGATCTATTGTACTTATGCAAAATATGATAGTGATTTGTgtcttataattaaataatataaaattttgattttgataaatataaaattaatcgtGTTGAATATTCATATTATACTCATGATTTACAAAGAACATTAGTTACTACTTtcgataaaaattatttttttactaatatcatgatcattagaaaaaaaaacttatgcaaAGGCTCTGTTTCTCCAATTAAATATATAAGtcatgtgaatttttttcaaggaTTAATCTTAAAACGTTACAAAAAGTGACAGCACGAATAGAGATGAATTCTTTTAAttggttagtttttttatattttttaattagtaacatAATTGTATTAATATATGTAGGCACAAAGGGTACCCAAACttatatatacaaaagattCTGTACATGTCCAAAAAATCCAACAACCTTCTATAAGGTTACCaaatattaatatgataatataaatataaagtaaCCATCTTTATATTTAACCATCTTTTGATTtagtagttatatatatatatatatatatatatatatatatatatatatatatatatatatatatatatatatatcaacattttaaaagaattcttgaaataaatatttatttttattaaaagtaatattcattaccacaacatatatataatcttgAACATTAATTTGAAACTTATAACCAACAACAGGGAGGCATAGAGAGAGCGGGCAAAAAAGCAAGTAGCTAGTAAATGTAACTCATATTGATTGCATCACTTCCAAATGAAAGAACCACGTATGTAAAAGAACCACGTATATGAGTGCTATGGTTGACACAAAACCTAAGCAAATGAAAGACAGAATGACacattataactattttttacttTCCACAGGCGAGAGAAACACTAGAAAGCTTGAACGACTAACGACACTTACATGCACAAATTAAACCACAATTATTTCCCGAACGAAAAAGAAAGACGTGAAGAAGCTAGGAGCCACGCatccatgcatgcatgcatgttcATCATTTCAAGGGAAAGGAAGAACACCGCTGCCACCACCAACGCCGGTTCCAACGCCACCACCACCTACACCGCCACCTGTACCACCGAACCCTCCGATTCCACCGGTAGTGCCGCCGAGGCCACCGAGACCGCCACCAAGTCCACCGCCAAAACCACCACCTATTCCGGCACCAACTCCTCCAAAAGGTAGCCCATTGCTACCAATCCCCGAATAAGCACCAACTCCACCATAGCTGATGAAGTTCTTCTGGTCCTTGAGACCAGCATCCTTGGGATTGGGAACATTTCTGGCACTTGTGGCCAGAGCCAGAGCAAGAACCAACACCAAAACACACCACTTAGCCATCTTTCTTTGTCTCCCACACACTAGGAACGTACAATGAGTTATTGCACTACTCTCCTTTGGTTACTCTACTATGAGTGTTTGAAGGAGCATGTTTTTTATAGAGGGAAAAATAAAGTAATCGGTGAGGGGCAGTTGAGAATGGTAAATGAAACTTTAATGTCACTGTAGGCGCATACGTTGTTTATTATCGGTGTGTGTATGTATTAGTTTTTCAGCTGGAATTGAAACACGGTATCCTTTTCTTCCTGATTTTGAgtgtaaatttgattttaaatatatttttacgtatttaattttacattaaaaatatttaaaattaattctgaattaaaataatttaaataacttatatgttagattcaaaattttatattaatcttacttttaatttaatttttataataaaacatgagtattaaatattattttaagatgaGTCGTGAATGGGATCCACCTGTGACCTGTGACCTGTGTCATGTGTCATTGGGTGCCTGCTAGTAGTGGACCCGGTCCAAAGGAAGCAGCAGGACCATGCATGATACATTATATATGTAAGTTATTTACCTTTACATTTTTTTGTCAGGAGCAACAGAGAGAGAAACGTAAATATCTTTGGCCAAAAACTTGGGAAATTCTGCTGCATGTATGAAGTATTTTATGGATGCatacacaaaataaaattaacatagaCTGACATATAGTGTCGTGTATACACGTCAAAAAAAGTTctctacaaaaataattaaatgttttaaaaaaagaaaattggatcTAACAACATTAGGTAGTAGTAAATGTCTTACTCAAGCTCTTTTATTAATCGTAATAGGTATAAGTTAATaactttaaaagataaaaatttaaatttttatctttcaaaaagaaaatttattatttagaaaagaaaatgactatttatcataatatatatatatatatataacattaattcgGTGTTAATTTGTTCAACGAATACAACTGTTATTTTTCTGTCAAGTATAATTATCATGCTTTTGAATCCCTAAATTGCACGACCTAATACCTATTTTTCTGAATTTCCTCCCCTCTTGTATTGGTTCTTATATAAATAGGTTGCAAAGTCATTACCTCGCTTGAAAAACCTCTATATATATTTCaactttgttttctcttttgtttatgCCAAAAACTGCGGcgtatatatatgtaattaaataccaaaaatatcaatataGATGAACTATATTATTTGTGAATAATTTAGATTCatctcataaaaaaatgtttagtaacaatataatttttatacaaatatagGTCACGTATGCATTATTTATAGAGTTAAATTGTTAAtacttttttgtgtgtgtgggcACCTGTGAAGAACATTTCAAAAGAAACGACTTTGCCAGTTAATTTAAAGATGGGATTTCACGCTAGtctctattattatttatttttatgttcagtgcgaatattaatattataagaacacttataaaatgttttaaattttttaatacttgcTTATGAAATTTTATGTAATAGATCACGaacagaaaattatatttttatttaaatttttattttatatcttagtaaaagatatttattaaatattaaactaataatctttaaaataataataaatatttaagttataaatgaattaaatacaACAAGATAAAGTTTTACTATAATTTTGCACATCTAAACCATACACTATTAATAGAAGAGCAATAGCAATGGACAATATTTGGATATGGTATTAtagcattattttatttataagatattaatatttgcaatttttttcattcataaactTAAGTTAAGACCTTGTTTAAAGAATTTAAGTCAATTTCTACTCCAACTTAACGCaacattatattaatttatattcagcattaaattattattaatttccattttatttgggCATGCACACCCGATTAAAACTGAGAGAGGGTTCTGCAAATCAGACGCATAAAtccaagaagaaaattaaagttgGACACGATTAAAACATGTAATTAGGGAGCAATAACGTTAtatgaattataataaataaagtgttTGATTAGTAAATGCAGTGGAAACTTAATTAACATTCTTTTTCTGGACGAATAAATGCAACACTGGTGGCCGGTGGGTCATTCCGAATTGAAAAGCTTACAGAAATTAACCCAACAATATTGAATATGGTAAGTTGGTAACTCATCCGTCGTCACTCATGAGTCATCATTACCATTAAGGATCCAATTCcagttatttattaatattaagatGTTTAATTTACAATGATTCGTCATAGAATATTATTGGTGCTATGATCTTTTAAGCCACTAGTAATTAAACATCTAAacaattaaacctaaaattaaGTCGAACTCTAGTCAGGCTCGGGATTTCAGTTATATATGATGCAATAATACTTCTTTATCAGGTTGTTGGGCAAGTGCTTGGTTTGTGACTTAGACATTTCGGGATAGCTAGCTGTGATATACGTTCGGATTATTGAGTATATAATTAGGTTATGTTTGGTGTAGTTATTGTTTATAAGCTTCTGTGCTGCTTTATGTCGTGTTCGGACTTGCAGCTTTTGTAtaactttaatttctttctttctcttaggCACAACTTGTGCTTAAGTGGTGCTTTggttttataatatttgatttagccttttccaaaaaaaaaaaagaagtcgaACTATTATTTGGCCCAAGACTCTTTTGTCAATATTACTAAATTAATAGGCTCATGTGCAATTACCGATggtaaaaatgaatataaactTAGGCTCGATCCTCGTCATCGTCATTATACAcacaaaatattagaataatCTTTGAAATTACCTTTATTAGACTAAAATAGCCCCAGTATTAAcgaattaaaaacattaaacattaaagttaattttgttagttaataTATTAACCATTCAAATTACTTTGGTTGGTACTTGATCCATTGGAAATAGAgtcattgtttttcatcaaaaaatctCAATTTGTTAGAAAGTTAAGTTTACAGAGGAAAAAGAAATCGAACTGCGaccttttttctcttcattttttccttAACTATCAAActcatcttttatatatatacatatatatatatatatatatatatatatatatatatatatatatacactaaaaaaataagtgaaaaaataaacGAGTATGAATCCAGTAAAATCAACTTCTGAACACCAAAATAAAAGAGTTGAAATcaactaaaattttcaattgtttATTTTCTAATCATTTTCATATACACACACCtctttaatatataaagacaagtctcatttattttgaaatCCTAATAATGAACCTTATTAAGATATATTAGTATTTACTGTATATTTAGTATTATTTTGTAATCATTGCATGATATAAAATAACTACTACtttaattcttatttataagattcaattgcctaattcattaaaattaaataaattaattaatttaattgataacactaaatttgtcccaaatttatatatttttcaaaaatataattttcattaaatctcTCTTATAAATGTTTATCAATACACTATTtcgctctctctctctttatttaGTAAGAAGTATTTTAAGAAGTGAATGggtcttataaaataaattaatgccttttcttattataattcttatatataaaaataaagataatagtTTTTTACCTTGAAATTCACTGCATTTTGCATTAACAAATAACAAGGATAGTATACAACGATATTATGAATATGATGTgtcgttttattttttaaaatttatgcatttttggattggatttttttaacgaatctctaagaaaataataaaccgTAGGTGTTTTAAATTAAACAGGAGTTGTAAGCTTATAGAAGATACATGTTTTAATCATAGATTAGTAACTTAAAAGTTGGTTTAAAAACTTTCCGAGCCCtccatttaaatataaaacatggttttatttttttaaaatggcgcacagattttattttttaggagcttttcaaatgaaatttgaCACTCCATATTATAAAATCTCTAGTATTCtagtagaatatatatatatatatatatatttaaaaaaaatggttaaagaAAAGATTCATACACATGCCCAAAAGCCAGTTCGAAGGCAACAGAACTATTGCGGGAATTGTTTGGGACACCCAGCATTTTTGTTGGGTCATCcagcaattttttaaaatgccgAAAATATCTTTATGGTATTTTCGGTTATAAATAATAGCAAGATTGTAAAATTTTTGTCATTTAGAGGAATTTGCTTTCGACAAGGGTAGTTTGGAAGCGTATTTTtgatcggttttttttttatcgattttTATCGTCGAAGAAGGAAAGGTAAGAAAACAAAATGGTATGCACATACGGCTCAACAATCTGTGTGTCACATGCATTATTAATAGAACATTCAAATCAACTGAGCTAATAGAcacattatattataaacaaatagtgtcgttatatataacactaaaaaattttaatttatatttaatgtatatgtaaatttacataataaattgtgtgatgattattttttatataataattaatttgtttacatatataaattataaataaaaatgataggttta encodes the following:
- the LOC114398128 gene encoding glycine-rich protein 5-like is translated as MAKWCMLVLVLALALAVATSARDAPEDVGLKDQKNFISYAGVGGYSGIGSNGLPFGGAGIGGGTTGIGGLGGFGGPIGGGTGGSVGGGVGGGSIPHPTP
- the LOC114397994 gene encoding glycine-rich protein 5-like, producing the protein MAKWCVLVLVLALALATSARNVPNPKDAGLKDQKNFISYGGVGAYSGIGSNGLPFGGVGAGIGGGFGGGLGGGLGGLGGTTGGIGGFGGTGGGVGGGGVGTGVGGGSGVLPFP